A region of Pseudomonas putida DNA encodes the following proteins:
- a CDS encoding amino acid permease — protein sequence MPVGNHPAHAETAQGGPLKRELGERHIRLMALGACIGVGLFLGSAKAIEMAGPAIMLSYIIGGLAILVIMRALGEMAVHNPVAGSFSRYAQDYLGPLAGFLTGWNYWFLWLVTCVAEITAVAIYMGIWFPDVPRWIWALAALGSMGAVNLVAVKAFGEFEFWFALIKIVTIIAMVLGGIGIIAFGLGNDGVAMGVSNLWSNGGFMPNGVTGVLMSLQMVMFAYLGVEMIGLTAGEARNPQKTIPQAIGSVFWRILLFYVGALFVILSIYPWNEIGSQGSPFVMTFERLGIKTAAGIINFVVITAALSSCNGGIFSTGRMLYSLAQNGQAPAAFARTSKNGVPRNALLLSIGALLLGVLANYLVPEKVFVWVTSIATFGAIWTWVMILLAQLKFRAGLSTAERKALKYRMWLWPLSSYLALAFLVLVVGLMAYFEDTRVALYIGPAFLALLTVLYYGLRLAPKEAHGAISTAS from the coding sequence ATGCCCGTCGGCAACCACCCTGCCCATGCCGAGACCGCCCAGGGCGGCCCTCTGAAGCGTGAACTTGGCGAACGGCACATCCGTCTGATGGCGCTGGGCGCCTGTATCGGTGTCGGTCTCTTCCTCGGTTCGGCCAAAGCCATCGAAATGGCCGGCCCTGCCATCATGCTTTCCTACATCATCGGCGGCCTGGCCATTCTGGTGATCATGCGTGCCCTCGGCGAAATGGCCGTGCACAACCCAGTAGCGGGCTCCTTCAGCCGTTATGCCCAGGACTACCTTGGCCCGTTGGCGGGCTTTCTTACCGGCTGGAACTACTGGTTCCTGTGGCTGGTGACCTGCGTGGCAGAAATCACCGCAGTGGCCATTTACATGGGCATCTGGTTCCCCGACGTACCGCGCTGGATCTGGGCCCTGGCGGCGCTGGGCAGCATGGGCGCGGTCAACCTGGTCGCGGTCAAGGCGTTCGGTGAGTTCGAGTTCTGGTTCGCCCTGATCAAGATCGTCACCATCATCGCCATGGTCCTGGGGGGCATCGGCATCATTGCCTTCGGCCTCGGCAACGACGGCGTGGCCATGGGTGTCTCCAACCTGTGGAGCAACGGCGGCTTCATGCCTAACGGCGTGACGGGCGTGCTGATGTCACTGCAGATGGTGATGTTCGCCTACCTGGGCGTGGAAATGATCGGCCTCACTGCCGGTGAAGCTCGCAACCCGCAGAAAACCATCCCGCAGGCCATCGGCTCGGTGTTCTGGCGCATCCTGCTGTTCTACGTGGGCGCACTGTTCGTGATCCTGTCGATCTACCCGTGGAACGAAATCGGCAGCCAGGGCAGCCCGTTCGTGATGACCTTCGAGCGCCTTGGTATCAAGACCGCAGCCGGTATCATCAACTTCGTGGTCATCACTGCGGCGTTGTCGTCGTGCAACGGCGGCATCTTCAGCACCGGGCGCATGCTTTACAGCCTGGCGCAAAATGGCCAGGCCCCGGCAGCCTTTGCCCGTACCTCGAAAAACGGTGTACCGCGCAATGCCTTGCTGCTGTCGATCGGCGCGCTGTTGCTGGGTGTGCTGGCCAACTACCTGGTACCGGAAAAAGTGTTCGTCTGGGTGACGTCGATCGCCACCTTCGGCGCGATCTGGACCTGGGTGATGATCCTGCTGGCGCAGCTCAAATTCCGCGCAGGGCTGTCGACTGCCGAGCGCAAGGCGCTGAAATACCGCATGTGGCTGTGGCCGCTGAGTTCCTACCTGGCACTGGCCTTCCTGGTGCTGGTGGTGGGGCTGATGGCGTACTTCGAAGACACCCGCGTGGCGCTGTACATCGGCCCGGCGTTCCTGGCGCTGCTGACCGTGTTGTATTACGGATTGCGTCTGGCGCCGAAAGAAGCACACGGTGCGATCAGTACCGCCTCCTGA
- a CDS encoding transglycosylase domain-containing protein codes for MGALWQSEPTRTEAPATPPAETPPAKSPRQRRLWWRLIILILLVALIALGFAAYDEFRTSNLQSREFSKLATTLTYSLQPGPSDAIVYPGEGPFDKRLGYSALGEFLPRLLKRDYLISEQVRFSPALMDYVDHGLFAPYIEKIQAGLSITDCRGDTLYQYNYPQHLYPDFAAIPPVMVNSLLYIENRDLLDTKDPRNNPAVDWPRFAKAAYSQVAKYFALPGQSAGGSTLATQLEKYRHSPDGLTVSGAEKIRQMISASVRAYQGGPDTTEARQRIVRDYLNSVPLSAVPGHGEVHGMAEGLRVWYGADFDQVNQALISTASDPESMAARGLALRQVLSLMIAQRRPSHYLSKGRVELAELTDSHVRVLAANKVIDQPLADAALASKAVYRDWVAQPTIVPIITNKGISLARNRLAAMLNRPLYDLDRLDLSATSTLQADLQMQVSQYLKNLSDPEFAAQIGLIGERLLTSKTTDQVRYSFTLIERTADGSRVRVQTDSTDQPFDINEGSKLELGSTAKLRVLTTYLEIIAELHDKYAGKPAAELKKVEVAELDRLTQWSLEWLTQNSKDQNLDAMLDAALERKYSANTGEAFFTGGGMHVFNNFRKEDNSRNPTLKIALRESINLPFIRLMRDVVRYVTYQQPFNRVPLLKDDADPRRQEYLARFADKEGTNYLMRFWKKYQRKTSQQRLDTFLDSMRVTPQRLAAVHRYLFPEAGQETFNAFVRAHSKDDKIALGKLTDGRLSEMYDAYGPGKYDLPDQGYIAKVHPLDLWLLGYLLKHPSSSLTEMVNASRFERQEVYGWLFKSRHQGARDSRIRTMVEIEAFLDIHQRWKRVGYPFDHLVPSLATAIGSSGDRPAALSELVGIIQNDGVRLPTLRIDTLHFADNTPYETKLVSDPDRGQRILPVEVARALKGAMSQVVDAGTARRISGSFKLQDGTPLVMGGKTGTGDNRIESFGAGGRLIGSRSLNRTATFVFFLGDNHFGTLTAFVPGRTAEAFKFTSALPVQVLKGMAPILMPYLQPGNPNECKPPQVAMHGSDSSNI; via the coding sequence ATGGGCGCACTGTGGCAATCGGAACCAACCAGAACGGAAGCACCCGCAACCCCTCCGGCCGAGACGCCACCTGCAAAGTCCCCACGTCAGCGTCGGCTCTGGTGGCGGCTGATCATCCTCATCCTGCTGGTGGCCCTCATTGCCCTGGGTTTTGCCGCCTATGACGAGTTCCGCACCTCCAACCTGCAATCGCGGGAATTCAGCAAACTCGCCACCACCCTGACCTATTCGCTGCAGCCTGGCCCCAGCGATGCCATCGTCTACCCCGGTGAAGGCCCGTTCGACAAACGTTTGGGCTACAGCGCGCTAGGTGAATTCCTGCCGCGGCTGCTCAAACGCGACTACCTGATCAGTGAACAAGTGCGGTTCTCGCCAGCGTTGATGGACTACGTCGATCACGGCCTGTTCGCCCCCTACATCGAGAAGATCCAGGCTGGCCTGTCGATCACCGACTGCCGTGGCGACACGCTCTACCAGTACAACTACCCGCAGCACCTGTACCCGGACTTTGCAGCGATCCCGCCGGTGATGGTCAACAGCCTGTTGTATATCGAGAACCGCGACCTGCTCGATACCAAGGACCCGCGCAACAACCCGGCGGTGGATTGGCCGCGCTTCGCCAAGGCCGCCTACAGCCAGGTGGCCAAGTACTTTGCCCTGCCCGGCCAGTCGGCGGGCGGCAGTACCCTGGCGACGCAACTGGAGAAGTACCGCCACTCGCCGGATGGCCTGACCGTGTCCGGTGCCGAGAAGATTCGGCAGATGATTTCCGCCAGCGTGCGCGCCTACCAGGGCGGCCCGGACACCACCGAGGCCCGTCAGCGCATCGTGCGCGACTACCTCAACAGCGTGCCGCTCTCGGCGGTGCCCGGCCACGGCGAAGTGCATGGCATGGCTGAGGGCTTGCGGGTGTGGTACGGCGCCGATTTCGATCAGGTCAACCAGGCCTTGATCTCGACCGCCAGCGACCCCGAAAGCATGGCCGCGCGCGGCCTGGCACTGCGCCAGGTGCTGTCGCTGATGATCGCCCAGCGCCGCCCCTCGCATTACCTGTCCAAAGGCCGCGTCGAACTGGCCGAGCTCACAGATTCGCACGTTCGCGTACTGGCCGCCAACAAGGTCATCGACCAGCCACTGGCAGACGCGGCGCTGGCCAGCAAGGCGGTGTATCGCGACTGGGTGGCACAACCGACCATCGTCCCGATCATCACCAACAAAGGCATCAGCCTGGCCCGTAATCGCCTGGCGGCCATGCTCAACCGCCCACTGTACGACCTCGATCGCCTCGACTTGTCGGCCACCAGCACCTTGCAGGCCGACCTGCAGATGCAGGTCAGCCAGTACCTGAAAAACCTCTCCGACCCTGAATTTGCCGCCCAGATTGGCCTGATCGGCGAGCGCCTGCTGACCAGCAAGACCACCGACCAGGTGCGCTACAGCTTCACGCTGATCGAGCGCACGGCGGACGGTTCGCGGGTGCGGGTGCAGACCGACAGCACCGACCAGCCGTTTGACATCAACGAAGGCAGCAAGCTGGAGCTGGGCTCGACCGCCAAGCTGCGGGTGCTTACCACCTACCTTGAAATCATTGCCGAACTGCACGACAAATACGCTGGCAAGCCTGCCGCCGAACTGAAAAAGGTCGAGGTGGCCGAACTGGACCGCCTCACCCAGTGGTCGCTGGAATGGCTGACGCAAAACAGCAAGGACCAGAACCTCGATGCCATGCTCGACGCCGCGCTGGAACGCAAGTATTCGGCCAATACCGGCGAAGCGTTCTTCACCGGCGGCGGCATGCACGTGTTCAACAACTTCCGCAAGGAAGACAACAGCCGCAACCCGACGCTGAAGATTGCCCTGCGCGAGTCGATCAACCTGCCGTTTATCCGCCTGATGCGCGACGTGGTGCGCTACGTGACCTACCAACAGCCGTTCAATCGGGTACCGCTGCTCAAGGACGACGCCGACCCACGCCGCCAGGAATACCTGGCCCGGTTCGCTGACAAGGAAGGCACCAACTACCTGATGCGGTTCTGGAAGAAGTACCAGCGCAAGACCTCGCAACAACGCCTGGATACCTTCCTCGACAGCATGCGCGTGACCCCACAGCGCCTGGCGGCGGTGCACCGTTACCTGTTCCCCGAAGCGGGCCAGGAAACCTTCAACGCGTTCGTGCGCGCGCACAGCAAGGACGACAAGATCGCCCTGGGCAAACTCACCGACGGTCGCCTGTCGGAAATGTACGACGCCTACGGCCCGGGCAAGTACGACTTGCCTGACCAGGGTTACATCGCCAAGGTCCACCCACTGGACCTGTGGTTGCTCGGCTACCTGCTCAAGCACCCGAGTTCGTCGCTGACCGAAATGGTCAATGCCAGCCGCTTCGAACGCCAGGAGGTGTATGGCTGGCTGTTCAAGAGCCGCCACCAGGGCGCGCGCGACAGCCGCATTCGCACCATGGTCGAGATCGAAGCGTTCCTCGACATCCACCAACGCTGGAAGCGCGTGGGCTATCCGTTCGACCACCTAGTGCCGTCACTGGCCACCGCCATCGGCAGCTCGGGCGACCGCCCGGCCGCCCTCTCCGAACTGGTCGGCATTATCCAGAACGACGGCGTGCGCCTGCCGACCTTGCGCATCGACACCCTGCACTTCGCCGACAACACGCCCTACGAGACCAAGCTGGTGAGTGACCCGGACCGCGGCCAACGCATCCTTCCGGTTGAGGTCGCGCGGGCCCTGAAAGGGGCCATGTCGCAAGTGGTCGATGCGGGTACCGCCCGGCGTATTTCCGGCAGTTTCAAGCTACAGGACGGCACACCGCTGGTGATGGGCGGCAAGACCGGTACCGGCGACAACCGCATCGAAAGCTTCGGGGCGGGCGGCCGGCTGATCGGCTCGCGCTCGCTGAACCGTACCGCCACGTTCGTGTTCTTCCTGGGGGATAACCACTTCGGCACATTGACTGCGTTCGTGCCGGGGCGCACGGCGGAAGCCTTCAAATTTACCTCGGCGTTGCCCGTTCAGGTGCTCAAGGGCATGGCGCCGATCCTCATGCCGTACCTGCAACCTGGCAATCCAAATGAGTGCAAACCACCCCAGGTAGCGATGCACGGATCGGACTCATCCAACATTTAG
- a CDS encoding DUF417 family protein → MPTSVDSSASTTCSSHHQKLLILGKNIAVLGVVMPMLMIGLLKFTAIEVEALKPLINQTPWLAWLYAVFGEAGTSYLLGVVEILAAVLLIASRWSTRAAVAGGALCTLTFITTLSTLLTMPIWEEASGGLPWLNGYGSFLIKDLALLGVSLMVLAEGLLRHHERA, encoded by the coding sequence GTGCCCACATCCGTTGATTCAAGCGCTTCCACAACGTGTTCCTCTCATCACCAGAAACTGCTCATCCTCGGCAAGAACATCGCAGTGCTTGGCGTGGTCATGCCCATGTTGATGATCGGCTTGCTCAAGTTCACTGCCATTGAAGTTGAGGCACTCAAACCGTTGATCAACCAGACGCCATGGCTGGCATGGTTGTACGCGGTGTTCGGCGAAGCCGGAACGTCCTATCTGCTGGGCGTGGTGGAAATTCTGGCCGCTGTGCTGCTGATTGCCTCACGATGGTCAACCAGGGCCGCCGTTGCAGGCGGAGCCTTGTGCACGCTGACGTTCATCACCACCTTGTCGACCCTGCTCACCATGCCTATCTGGGAAGAAGCCTCAGGCGGTCTCCCCTGGTTGAATGGCTACGGCAGCTTCCTCATCAAGGACCTCGCACTGCTGGGGGTGAGCCTGATGGTGTTGGCCGAAGGTTTGCTGCGCCACCACGAACGTGCGTGA